One genomic window of Rhodanobacteraceae bacterium includes the following:
- the ubiE gene encoding bifunctional demethylmenaquinone methyltransferase/2-methoxy-6-polyprenyl-1,4-benzoquinol methylase UbiE, which yields MDKPTTHFGYRDVPVAEKKDLVGAVFSSVASRYDVMNDLMSLGLHRLWKRHFVACANVRPGDRVLDLAGGTGDISGLMAPLVGDQGLVVLSDINAEMLVRGRDRMLDEGHSARIATARVNAEALPFPDRSFDVVTIAFGLRNVTDQPRALAEMRRVLRPGGRALVLEFSEVRQPLLKPLYDVYSFSVLPLLGRVVAKDEDSYRYLAESIRKHPNQETLAGLMRDAGLERVSVRNLLGGIVAIHSGYAV from the coding sequence ATGGACAAACCCACCACCCATTTCGGCTACCGCGACGTTCCGGTGGCCGAGAAGAAGGACCTCGTCGGCGCCGTGTTCAGCTCGGTGGCCTCGCGCTACGACGTGATGAACGATCTGATGTCGCTTGGCCTGCACCGGCTGTGGAAGCGGCATTTCGTGGCCTGCGCGAATGTGCGGCCGGGCGACCGGGTGCTCGATCTGGCGGGTGGCACCGGGGATATCTCCGGGCTGATGGCGCCGCTGGTGGGCGACCAGGGCCTGGTGGTGCTGTCCGACATCAACGCCGAGATGCTGGTGCGCGGGCGCGACCGGATGCTCGACGAGGGGCATTCGGCGCGCATCGCCACCGCGCGCGTCAATGCCGAGGCGCTGCCGTTCCCGGACCGCAGCTTCGACGTGGTCACCATCGCCTTCGGCCTGCGCAATGTCACCGACCAGCCGCGCGCCCTCGCCGAGATGCGCCGCGTGCTGCGCCCCGGCGGGCGCGCGCTGGTGCTGGAGTTCTCCGAAGTCCGCCAGCCGCTGCTGAAGCCGCTGTACGACGTGTATTCCTTCAGCGTGCTGCCGCTGCTCGGGCGCGTGGTGGCCAAGGATGAGGACAGCTACCGATACCTCGCCGAGTCGATCCGCAAACACCCCAACCAGGAAACCCTGGCCGGGCTGATGCGCGACGCCGGCCTCGAACGCGTGTCCGTGCGCAACCTGCTCGGCGGCATCGTGGCCATCCACTCGGGCTACGCCGTATAG
- a CDS encoding nitric-oxide reductase large subunit, with product MSDTRKLWTILSLLLISSFSVLLWMGSEIYRQAPPVPAAFQSSNSEVLYTRDDIQTGREVWQSIGGMQLGSIWGHGSYVAPDWSADWLHREALALLDIWAQREFGRSYAELAVGQKAGLEARLREEVRANTFDPETGRVTLSRDRIAAARVVAQHYFGLFGSDPAFQGLRENYAMKEGTIPDDARRAKLGAFIHWAAWAAVTQRPGSEISYTSNWPSDPLVGNEPTSDIFLWTVFSFLFLIAGVGALVWYHAAHGNHSDDPVPPKTDPLAGLALTPSMKATAKYFWVVCALFLVQILLGAFTAHYQVEGQEFYGYKIAEVLPYSLTRSWHTQIGVLWIATAWLGTGLFIAPAIGGVEPKFQRAGVNFLFACLLIIVVGAFTGQWFAVMQKMGLAENFWFGHQGWEYVDIGRFWQAFLWVGLILWLLLMGRALWPAMRRRDETRSIVTLLFLSTVAIGLFYGAGLLWGRHTHISMVEYWRWWVVHLWVEGFFEVFATAVIAFLFVKLGLVRGRTATAGVLFATVIFLTGGVLGTAHHWYWAGTPTSIIAIGASFSALEVVPLALIGFEAFDTYRKSSATPWMARYRWPILFFVAVAFWNLVGAGLFGFLINPPLALYYMQGLNLTPLHGHTALFGVYGMLGIGLMLFVLRLLKPQAVWDGALLGRGFWALNIGLVGMALLCLLPMGVLQVTAAIEHGYWYARSAEFMQGAIIETLVWLRVPGDVIFSVGALCIAWFVARLWLLPKQSAELTVDGGEVQAKA from the coding sequence ATGTCAGATACCCGAAAGCTATGGACGATCCTGAGCCTGCTGCTCATTTCATCGTTCTCCGTGCTGCTGTGGATGGGCAGCGAGATTTACCGCCAGGCACCGCCCGTGCCGGCGGCGTTCCAGAGCAGCAACAGCGAGGTCCTTTACACCCGGGACGACATCCAGACCGGGCGCGAGGTCTGGCAGTCGATCGGCGGCATGCAGCTCGGCTCGATCTGGGGCCACGGCAGCTATGTCGCCCCCGACTGGAGCGCCGACTGGCTGCACCGCGAGGCGCTGGCGCTGCTCGACATCTGGGCGCAGCGCGAGTTCGGCCGCAGCTACGCCGAACTGGCGGTCGGCCAGAAGGCAGGGCTGGAAGCCCGGCTGCGCGAGGAAGTCCGCGCGAATACCTTTGACCCTGAAACCGGAAGGGTGACGCTTTCGCGCGACCGCATCGCCGCGGCGCGCGTGGTAGCGCAGCACTACTTCGGCCTGTTCGGCTCCGACCCGGCCTTCCAGGGGCTGCGCGAGAACTATGCGATGAAGGAAGGCACCATCCCGGACGACGCGCGACGAGCGAAGCTCGGCGCCTTCATCCACTGGGCCGCCTGGGCCGCCGTCACGCAGCGCCCCGGCAGCGAGATCAGCTACACCAGCAACTGGCCGTCGGATCCGCTGGTGGGCAATGAGCCCACGTCCGACATCTTCCTGTGGACGGTGTTCAGCTTCCTGTTCCTGATCGCCGGCGTGGGCGCGCTGGTGTGGTACCACGCCGCGCACGGCAACCATTCCGACGATCCGGTGCCGCCCAAGACCGATCCACTCGCCGGCCTGGCACTGACGCCATCGATGAAGGCCACCGCGAAGTACTTCTGGGTGGTCTGCGCGCTGTTCCTGGTGCAGATCCTGCTGGGCGCCTTCACCGCGCACTACCAGGTCGAAGGCCAGGAGTTCTACGGCTACAAGATCGCGGAAGTCCTGCCCTACTCGCTGACGCGCTCCTGGCACACCCAGATCGGCGTGCTGTGGATCGCGACCGCCTGGCTCGGCACCGGCTTGTTCATCGCGCCGGCGATCGGCGGGGTGGAGCCGAAGTTCCAGCGTGCGGGCGTCAATTTCCTGTTCGCCTGCCTGCTGATCATCGTGGTCGGTGCCTTCACCGGGCAGTGGTTCGCGGTGATGCAGAAGATGGGCCTGGCGGAGAACTTCTGGTTCGGCCACCAGGGCTGGGAATATGTCGACATCGGCCGCTTCTGGCAGGCCTTCCTGTGGGTTGGCCTGATCCTGTGGCTGCTGCTGATGGGCCGCGCGCTGTGGCCGGCCATGCGCCGCCGCGACGAGACCCGCTCGATCGTCACCCTGCTGTTCCTGTCGACGGTCGCGATCGGCCTGTTCTACGGCGCCGGCCTGCTGTGGGGCCGCCACACCCACATCTCGATGGTCGAATACTGGCGCTGGTGGGTGGTGCACCTGTGGGTCGAGGGCTTCTTCGAAGTGTTCGCCACCGCCGTGATCGCCTTCCTGTTCGTGAAGCTCGGTCTGGTGCGCGGGCGCACCGCGACCGCCGGCGTGCTGTTCGCGACGGTGATCTTCCTCACCGGCGGCGTGCTCGGCACCGCGCACCACTGGTACTGGGCCGGCACGCCGACTTCGATCATCGCCATCGGCGCGAGCTTCTCCGCGCTGGAGGTGGTGCCGCTGGCGCTGATCGGCTTCGAGGCCTTCGACACCTACCGCAAGAGCTCGGCGACGCCGTGGATGGCGCGCTACCGCTGGCCGATCCTGTTCTTCGTCGCGGTCGCCTTCTGGAACCTGGTCGGCGCCGGCCTGTTCGGCTTCCTGATCAACCCGCCGCTGGCGCTGTACTACATGCAGGGCCTGAACCTGACGCCGCTGCACGGGCACACCGCGCTGTTCGGCGTGTACGGCATGCTCGGCATCGGCCTGATGCTGTTCGTGCTGCGACTGCTGAAGCCGCAGGCAGTGTGGGACGGCGCACTGCTCGGCCGTGGTTTCTGGGCGCTCAACATCGGTCTGGTCGGCATGGCCCTGCTGTGCCTGCTGCCGATGGGCGTGCTGCAGGTGACCGCCGCCATCGAACACGGATACTGGTACGCGCGTTCGGCCGAGTTCATGCAAGGCGCGATCATCGAGACCCTGGTCTGGCTGCGCGTGCCCGGCGATGTGATCTTCTCGGTCGGCGCGCTGTGCATCGCGTGGTTCGTGGCACGGCTGTGGCTGCTGCCGAAGCAGAGTGCGGAATTGACCGTCGATGGCGGCGAGGTCCAGGCGAAGGCCTGA
- a CDS encoding SirB2 family protein: MIEFYPQIKSIHVWLVMASGSLFLLRGLLVLAGQPFGNHVALKYLSYTIDTALLTAAFMLMTMLHMYPISHDWLTLKVLLLVVYVVLGVQALRRCRTQAARLGWFAAALATYLTMFGIARAHHPLGWLRWWGWV, from the coding sequence ATGATCGAGTTCTACCCCCAGATCAAGTCGATCCACGTCTGGCTGGTGATGGCCAGCGGCAGCCTGTTCCTGCTGCGCGGGCTGCTGGTGCTGGCCGGACAGCCTTTCGGCAACCACGTGGCGCTGAAGTACCTGAGCTACACCATCGACACCGCGCTGCTGACCGCGGCCTTCATGCTGATGACCATGCTGCACATGTACCCGATCAGCCACGACTGGCTGACGCTGAAGGTGCTGCTGCTGGTGGTCTACGTGGTGCTCGGCGTGCAGGCGCTGCGCCGCTGCCGTACCCAGGCCGCGCGCCTGGGCTGGTTCGCCGCCGCGCTGGCGACTTACCTCACGATGTTCGGTATCGCCCGCGCGCACCATCCGCTCGGGTGGCTGCGCTGGTGGGGGTGGGTGTAG
- a CDS encoding AAA family ATPase yields MKPASLQRPAAEAQHADELARLRKADKAPRPPGWQLSMHAVRSFILGDGPGAGAKLVLPAALVERALVTLASNRALLLVGEPGTAKSLFGELLAAAISGDSTLTIQGGAATTEDQIKYGWNYALLLNEGPSERALVPAPLLNGMREGKLVRFEEITRCPAEVQDGLLSVLSERVLMIPELGEAAAVYARAGFNLIATANIRDRGVNEMSAALKRRFAFETVFPIADLDEELALVEREATRLLAESGVPFAPPREVLEVLVASFRELRQGVDAEGGGMERMSTVLSTAEAVSVACAIGLRGHYLRGDRGEPGDIVEALAGTAVKDDPDDLKKLRRYLDQRVAKRKGAAWRALWEARHRLPG; encoded by the coding sequence ATGAAGCCTGCCTCCCTGCAACGCCCCGCCGCCGAGGCGCAACACGCCGACGAACTGGCGCGCCTGCGCAAGGCCGACAAGGCCCCGCGCCCGCCCGGCTGGCAGTTGTCGATGCACGCGGTACGCAGCTTCATCCTCGGCGATGGGCCGGGCGCGGGCGCCAAGCTGGTGCTGCCGGCGGCACTGGTCGAGCGTGCGCTGGTGACGCTGGCCAGCAACCGCGCGCTGCTGCTGGTGGGTGAGCCGGGAACGGCGAAGTCGCTGTTCGGCGAACTGCTCGCGGCGGCGATCAGCGGCGATTCCACCCTGACCATCCAGGGCGGCGCGGCGACCACCGAGGACCAGATCAAGTACGGCTGGAACTACGCCCTGCTGCTCAACGAGGGCCCGAGCGAGCGCGCGCTGGTGCCGGCGCCGCTGCTCAATGGCATGCGCGAAGGCAAGTTGGTGCGCTTCGAGGAAATCACCCGCTGCCCGGCCGAGGTGCAGGACGGACTGCTCAGCGTGCTCAGCGAGCGCGTGCTGATGATCCCGGAACTCGGCGAGGCCGCCGCGGTATACGCGCGCGCCGGCTTCAACCTGATCGCCACCGCCAACATCCGCGACCGCGGTGTCAACGAGATGAGCGCCGCGCTGAAGCGCCGCTTCGCCTTCGAGACCGTGTTCCCGATCGCCGACCTGGACGAGGAACTGGCCCTGGTCGAACGCGAAGCCACCCGCCTGCTGGCCGAGTCCGGCGTGCCCTTCGCCCCGCCGCGCGAAGTGCTCGAAGTGCTGGTGGCCAGCTTCCGCGAACTGCGCCAGGGCGTCGATGCCGAAGGCGGCGGCATGGAGCGCATGTCCACCGTGCTCTCGACCGCCGAGGCGGTCAGCGTGGCCTGCGCCATCGGCCTGCGCGGCCACTACCTGCGCGGCGACCGCGGCGAACCCGGCGACATCGTCGAGGCGCTCGCCGGCACCGCAGTCAAGGACGATCCCGACGACCTCAAGAAACTCCGCCGCTACCTCGACCAGCGCGTCGCCAAACGCAAGGGCGCGGCGTGGCGGGCGTTGTGGGAGGCGAGGCATCGGCTGCCGGGATAG
- a CDS encoding VWA domain-containing protein codes for MPPTTDPTLTRWRLLLGAAAENACGGLSGDALASEAALEWLYGREQGEAAREQMGREGGSGPSSLSVPEWINEVHRLFPKETIERLERDAVERYGIVELVTDPKVLERIEPNPALLEAVMRTRHLMNPQVLAMARQLVARVVRELMEKLAREIRQATAGTLNRRRRTRHANARNFDAQATLRANLKHYDPQRRQLGIERALFATRSRRQLDRWQLLIVVDQSGSMVPSVIHAAVTAACLHGLPGVQSHLIAFDTQVVDFTDRIEDPVECLMKVQLGGGTDIAGALAYAAQRISAPRRAIVVLITDFFEGGSPQRLVGLTRDLVAQGTRVLGLAALDDKAEPAYDRALAKRLVDVGAEVGAMTPGQLAKWIGEKLRG; via the coding sequence ATGCCCCCCACCACCGACCCCACCCTGACCCGCTGGCGCCTGCTGCTCGGCGCTGCCGCCGAGAACGCCTGCGGCGGGCTGTCGGGCGATGCGCTGGCCAGCGAGGCCGCGCTCGAATGGCTCTACGGGCGCGAGCAGGGCGAGGCGGCGCGCGAGCAGATGGGGCGCGAGGGTGGCAGCGGGCCGAGCAGCCTGTCGGTTCCCGAGTGGATCAACGAGGTTCACCGGCTGTTCCCGAAGGAGACCATCGAGCGCCTCGAACGCGATGCGGTGGAGCGTTACGGGATCGTCGAGCTGGTCACCGATCCGAAGGTGCTGGAACGCATCGAGCCGAATCCGGCGCTGCTCGAAGCGGTCATGCGCACCCGCCACCTGATGAACCCGCAGGTGCTGGCGATGGCGCGCCAGCTGGTCGCGCGGGTGGTGCGCGAGCTGATGGAGAAGCTCGCGCGCGAGATCCGCCAGGCCACCGCAGGCACCTTGAACCGCCGCCGGCGCACGCGCCACGCCAATGCGCGCAATTTCGACGCCCAGGCCACGCTGCGCGCCAACCTCAAGCACTACGATCCGCAGCGCCGCCAGCTCGGCATCGAGCGCGCGCTGTTCGCCACCCGCAGCCGGCGCCAGCTCGACCGCTGGCAATTGCTGATCGTGGTCGACCAGAGCGGCAGCATGGTGCCGAGCGTGATCCACGCGGCCGTCACCGCGGCCTGTCTGCACGGGCTGCCCGGGGTGCAGAGCCATCTGATCGCCTTCGACACCCAGGTGGTCGATTTCACCGACCGCATCGAGGATCCGGTCGAGTGCCTGATGAAGGTGCAACTCGGCGGCGGCACCGACATCGCCGGCGCGCTGGCCTACGCCGCGCAGCGCATCAGCGCGCCGCGCCGCGCGATCGTCGTCCTGATCACCGATTTCTTCGAGGGCGGTTCGCCGCAGCGCCTGGTTGGCCTGACCCGCGACCTGGTCGCCCAGGGCACCCGCGTCCTCGGCCTCGCCGCCCTCGACGACAAGGCCGAACCCGCCTACGACCGCGCGCTGGCGAAGCGCCTGGTCGACGTCGGCGCCGAAGTCGGCGCGATGACCCCCGGACAACTGGCGAAGTGGATCGGGGAGAAGTTGCGTGGCTAG
- a CDS encoding lipid A biosynthesis acyltransferase — MVLSRSIQTLLWLLGRLPLVLLHLLGAGLGWLWLRAGFREARVAAINLRLCFPELDTAARDELLRRTLAETGRTALELPWLWSRSPATLARAIRVVEGERLFLDAIAAGKGVLIAAPHLGAWEALNLYLSRTAPVAILYRPPRLAWVETLINRCRGRLGAEPVRAEPAGVRTLLKRLKDGGVVGILPDQQPKVGEGDFAPFFGHPALTMALFPKLAQRTGARVLYAWVERLPRGAGFAVRFIDLGGAPDTAAMNAAIEALARQCPAQYQWTYKRFGIQPDGAASPYR, encoded by the coding sequence ATGGTCTTGTCGCGTTCGATTCAAACGCTGCTGTGGCTGTTGGGCCGACTGCCGCTGGTGCTGCTGCATCTGCTGGGTGCGGGACTCGGCTGGTTGTGGCTACGCGCTGGCTTTCGTGAGGCGCGAGTGGCGGCGATCAACCTGCGCCTGTGCTTTCCGGAGCTGGACACCGCCGCGCGGGACGAGCTGCTGCGGCGCACCCTGGCCGAGACCGGGCGCACCGCGCTGGAACTGCCCTGGCTGTGGTCGCGCAGCCCCGCCACCCTGGCGCGCGCGATCCGGGTGGTCGAGGGCGAGCGCCTGTTTCTCGACGCGATCGCCGCCGGCAAAGGCGTGCTGATCGCAGCGCCGCACCTGGGCGCCTGGGAGGCGCTGAACCTGTACCTGAGCCGCACCGCGCCGGTGGCGATCCTTTACCGTCCGCCACGCCTGGCCTGGGTGGAGACGCTGATCAACCGTTGTCGCGGACGCCTCGGCGCCGAGCCGGTGCGCGCCGAGCCCGCCGGTGTGCGCACCCTGCTCAAGCGGCTGAAGGACGGCGGCGTGGTCGGCATCCTGCCGGACCAGCAGCCGAAGGTGGGCGAGGGCGATTTCGCCCCCTTCTTCGGCCACCCGGCGCTGACCATGGCGCTGTTCCCCAAACTCGCCCAGCGCACCGGCGCGCGCGTGCTGTACGCCTGGGTAGAACGCCTGCCGCGCGGCGCGGGCTTTGCGGTGCGCTTCATCGACCTCGGCGGCGCGCCCGACACGGCGGCGATGAACGCCGCGATCGAGGCGCTGGCGCGCCAGTGTCCGGCGCAGTACCAATGGACCTACAAGCGCTTTGGCATCCAGCCGGATGGGGCGGCCTCGCCGTATCGGTAA
- a CDS encoding DUF4132 domain-containing protein, whose translation MIAAGEPQPPGHFLWTPAWKRALPVWRGEPLTAPVALDAQQCLAQFEAAQTVLQRSDLESEIAYRHAAIPRYREIGATRVSLIDAAALAREADESAWQGALRALLVAIELYGRKEAPRPHTLWQLAAAAHGVVFATRQVLAAVAALAPADLPLHCYPACGFDELRERIAALPEAEYQALLAEVAAAGLRGHAATLAAHLLPGEAALVRAALDGSDADITRAALLAGCRLDGPQARKVHARLGFLTSAGHWRIALLNAVRCELADALDFAIAALPQQQDAAGRRAILDLIRAHDSPAALRWLLTRLEDREVRPHAEEIAQAWPEFALREVAQAQLAQPRPALRDWLAWLARAQPAALVACQGRSEGALRELFEQLADSGSAQPEAALADLPDWLRAPPWRVRGRRALAWPALPVYAPPPTLAWRAGERERWLDGQTPQRVRERFAGHAWLQGRPLEPALLTHLGVAAAAQARALAGAALQAEDVDGSHDALAAALLVLPPATAVALLALRDPRRWTTWSPPGLEGVVAWLDEAAIPVLDALPDRHAEIGLRLAQALASARVATCAARALRGKARGARLQAQAWLQRHATLAAATLLPQLADRKAGADALPALRWLLEQDPAALEQAAALHGTAGAAALAQLRAFDPMQLAPLRIPQMPAFWTPVAWPRPQLLDGRALPPEALDAIGEMLAISTLEQRYAGLDRLRALCRPASLGAFAWALFEAWHAGAAPGKDTWAFHALAHLGDDDCATRLARRLREWSRAGELARALAGLEVLAAIASDVALMHLNGLAQQRKVGGLQRRAEAKIAAIAQARELSREQLDDRLVPDLGLDADGSLRLDFGPRQFTVGFDEALAPYVRDGDGKRLRELPKPSRGDDAALASLASAQWKSLKASARALASLQIARLEQAMCTRRRWNAGEWQTLIVRHPLLRHLARRLLWAVYVDDRPQRCLRVAEDGSFADASDSLLTLADGDEIGLAHPCELDPAAAMAFGQFADYEILQPFPQLGREVWRLDPAEAAGDTLQRFSGRRVASGSLLGLESRGWRRDGEYQHFAALRRALGEHAAELSFGPGCDPREPLAEPVQTLGKLQLRRARVFGDDAGTPWHSLHPVQVSEVLRDVERLTEVA comes from the coding sequence ATGATCGCAGCGGGCGAGCCGCAGCCGCCGGGCCACTTCCTGTGGACACCGGCCTGGAAACGCGCGCTGCCGGTGTGGCGCGGCGAGCCGCTGACGGCGCCGGTCGCACTCGATGCGCAGCAGTGCCTCGCGCAGTTCGAAGCGGCGCAGACCGTCCTGCAGCGCAGCGACCTGGAATCGGAGATCGCGTATCGCCACGCAGCGATCCCGCGCTATCGCGAAATCGGCGCGACCCGCGTCAGCCTGATCGATGCGGCGGCGCTGGCGCGCGAGGCCGACGAGAGCGCCTGGCAGGGCGCGCTGCGCGCGCTGCTGGTGGCGATCGAGCTCTACGGGCGCAAGGAAGCTCCGCGGCCGCATACGCTGTGGCAACTGGCGGCGGCCGCTCATGGGGTCGTCTTCGCGACCCGCCAGGTGCTCGCCGCGGTCGCCGCACTGGCACCGGCAGACCTGCCACTGCACTGCTATCCCGCCTGCGGCTTCGACGAGCTGCGCGAGCGCATCGCCGCATTGCCTGAGGCGGAATACCAGGCGCTGCTCGCGGAAGTGGCGGCTGCCGGGCTGCGCGGGCACGCGGCCACCCTCGCCGCGCACTTGTTGCCGGGCGAGGCGGCGCTGGTGCGCGCCGCGCTCGACGGCTCCGACGCCGACATCACACGCGCCGCCCTGCTGGCCGGTTGCCGCCTGGATGGGCCGCAGGCGCGCAAGGTGCACGCCCGCCTCGGATTCCTGACCTCTGCGGGCCACTGGCGGATCGCGCTGCTGAACGCGGTGCGCTGCGAACTGGCGGACGCGCTCGACTTTGCGATCGCGGCGCTGCCGCAGCAGCAGGATGCGGCGGGCCGGCGCGCGATCCTCGACCTGATCCGCGCGCACGATTCCCCGGCCGCGCTGCGCTGGCTGCTGACCCGCCTGGAAGATCGCGAGGTGCGACCGCACGCCGAGGAGATCGCGCAGGCCTGGCCGGAGTTTGCCTTGCGCGAGGTCGCGCAGGCGCAGTTGGCGCAGCCGCGGCCGGCGCTGCGCGACTGGCTGGCGTGGCTGGCACGTGCGCAGCCCGCCGCGCTCGTCGCCTGCCAGGGGCGCAGCGAAGGCGCGCTGCGCGAACTGTTCGAGCAGCTGGCGGACAGCGGATCCGCCCAGCCCGAAGCAGCGCTCGCGGACTTGCCGGACTGGTTGCGCGCGCCGCCGTGGCGCGTGCGCGGCCGCCGCGCGCTGGCCTGGCCGGCGCTGCCGGTCTACGCACCGCCGCCGACGCTCGCCTGGCGCGCCGGCGAGCGCGAGCGCTGGCTCGACGGGCAGACACCGCAGCGCGTGCGCGAGCGCTTCGCCGGGCACGCCTGGTTGCAGGGCAGGCCGCTGGAGCCGGCGCTGCTCACCCATCTCGGCGTCGCCGCCGCGGCGCAGGCGCGCGCGCTCGCCGGCGCGGCACTGCAGGCCGAGGACGTCGACGGCAGCCACGACGCGCTGGCGGCCGCGCTGCTGGTGCTGCCGCCCGCCACAGCAGTGGCGCTGTTGGCGCTGCGCGATCCGCGCCGCTGGACCACATGGTCGCCGCCCGGACTCGAAGGCGTGGTCGCCTGGCTCGACGAGGCCGCGATTCCGGTCCTTGATGCGCTGCCGGATCGCCACGCCGAGATCGGCCTGCGCCTGGCGCAAGCGCTGGCGAGCGCGCGCGTGGCCACCTGCGCGGCGCGCGCGCTGCGCGGCAAGGCGCGCGGCGCACGCCTGCAGGCGCAGGCCTGGTTGCAACGGCACGCCACGCTGGCTGCGGCGACGCTGTTGCCGCAGCTCGCCGATCGCAAGGCCGGCGCTGATGCGCTGCCGGCGCTGCGCTGGCTGCTGGAGCAGGACCCGGCGGCGCTGGAACAGGCGGCGGCGCTGCACGGTACGGCCGGGGCGGCCGCGCTGGCGCAGCTGCGCGCCTTCGACCCGATGCAACTTGCGCCCCTGCGGATTCCGCAGATGCCAGCCTTCTGGACGCCGGTCGCATGGCCGCGCCCGCAGCTGCTCGACGGCCGCGCGCTGCCGCCCGAGGCGCTCGATGCGATCGGCGAGATGCTCGCGATCTCTACCCTGGAGCAGCGCTACGCCGGCCTCGACCGCCTGCGCGCACTGTGCCGTCCGGCCAGCCTCGGCGCTTTCGCCTGGGCCTTGTTCGAGGCCTGGCACGCCGGCGCCGCGCCCGGCAAGGACACTTGGGCCTTCCACGCGCTCGCGCACCTCGGCGACGACGACTGCGCCACACGCCTTGCGCGGCGGCTGCGCGAATGGTCGCGTGCGGGCGAACTGGCGCGCGCGCTGGCGGGCCTCGAAGTGCTCGCCGCGATCGCCAGCGATGTCGCGCTGATGCACCTGAACGGCCTCGCCCAGCAGCGCAAGGTGGGCGGGCTGCAGCGCCGCGCCGAGGCGAAGATCGCGGCAATCGCCCAGGCGCGCGAACTCAGCCGCGAGCAACTCGACGACCGCCTGGTGCCCGACCTCGGCCTCGACGCCGACGGCTCGCTGCGCCTGGACTTCGGGCCGCGCCAGTTCACGGTCGGCTTCGACGAGGCCTTGGCGCCCTACGTCCGCGACGGCGACGGCAAGCGCCTGCGCGAGCTGCCGAAACCAAGTCGCGGCGACGATGCCGCCCTCGCCTCGCTGGCGAGCGCGCAGTGGAAGAGCCTCAAGGCCAGTGCGCGCGCGCTCGCCAGCCTGCAGATCGCGCGGCTGGAACAGGCCATGTGCACGCGAAGGCGCTGGAACGCCGGCGAGTGGCAGACCCTGATCGTGCGCCATCCGTTGCTGCGCCACCTCGCGCGCCGGCTGCTGTGGGCGGTGTACGTGGACGATCGTCCGCAGCGCTGCCTGCGCGTCGCCGAGGACGGCAGCTTCGCGGATGCCAGCGATAGCCTGCTGACGCTCGCGGACGGCGACGAGATCGGCCTGGCGCATCCTTGCGAACTGGACCCGGCCGCTGCCATGGCCTTTGGACAGTTCGCCGACTACGAGATCCTGCAGCCGTTCCCGCAGCTCGGCCGCGAGGTCTGGCGACTGGATCCGGCGGAAGCCGCGGGCGACACACTGCAGCGTTTCAGCGGACGCCGGGTCGCCAGCGGCAGCCTGCTCGGCCTGGAATCGCGCGGCTGGCGCCGGGACGGCGAGTACCAGCACTTCGCCGCGCTGCGCCGGGCGCTAGGAGAGCACGCAGCGGAGTTGTCGTTCGGGCCGGGCTGCGACCCGCGCGAACCGCTGGCCGAGCCGGTGCAGACCCTCGGCAAGCTGCAACTGCGCCGCGCGCGCGTCTTCGGCGATGATGCAGGCACGCCCTGGCACAGCCTGCACCCGGTGCAGGTCAGCGAAGTGCTGCGCGACGTGGAACGACTGACGGAGGTGGCGTGA